In one window of Coralliovum pocilloporae DNA:
- a CDS encoding helix-turn-helix domain-containing protein yields MTDAFAPPPALGAILRQKRKDLSLTLDQVATRARLSKSMLSQIERGLVNPTFSVVWNLTQALGLDMNELAGGASAPQTMVDFQAAYSTPTKTSADGRVLLRMLSPPRGTVLPVEWYDLQADAGGVLASNAHARGTYEHLSCLSGLLEVEVQETRVVLREGDTVRYDADQPHVIRNAGDGPARAVLMIALPSQYGAL; encoded by the coding sequence ATGACCGATGCCTTCGCGCCGCCGCCAGCCCTTGGTGCTATCCTCCGACAGAAGCGAAAGGATTTGTCCCTGACGCTTGATCAGGTGGCAACGCGGGCCCGGTTATCGAAATCCATGCTGTCTCAGATCGAGCGGGGACTGGTGAATCCGACCTTCTCTGTGGTCTGGAATCTGACGCAGGCTCTGGGACTTGATATGAACGAGCTGGCAGGTGGAGCATCTGCGCCGCAAACCATGGTGGATTTTCAGGCGGCCTATTCCACCCCGACAAAAACCAGCGCTGATGGCCGTGTTCTGTTGCGTATGCTCAGCCCGCCGCGCGGCACAGTTCTTCCGGTGGAGTGGTATGATCTGCAGGCTGACGCTGGCGGTGTCCTTGCATCCAATGCCCATGCCCGTGGAACCTATGAACATCTGAGTTGCCTCTCCGGCCTTCTGGAAGTGGAGGTCCAGGAAACCCGCGTTGTATTGAGAGAGGGGGATACAGTGCGTTATGATGCGGATCAGCCACATGTGATCCGAAATGCGGGTGATGGTCCGGCGCGGGCCGTGCTGATGATTGCGTTGCCATCACAATATGGAGCGTTGTGA
- a CDS encoding ABC transporter ATP-binding protein, which yields MTEQTPILECRNVSISYFVRAGEIPAVVDFNLKLMPGEAHGIVGESGCGKSTVALAIMQHMGKNGRVVEGEILFNGRDMRTMSQEELRQIRGSDIAMVYQEPMASLNPSMKIGDQLAEVPIYHEGVSEEEARERSKEMLASVRLPDPQRIMDSYPHQISGGQQQRVVIAMALLSNPKLLLLDEPTTALDVTVEAGIVDLIKDISKKFGTSMIYISHNLGLILETCDRITVMYSGEAVEVGQVEDVFDEMRHPYTRGLFGSIPVPGADKNARPLQSIRGQLPLPHERPNGCYFGPRCDHFDASVCEQGLISMQDTGSGDRHHTRCARFREIDWGVQEIKHTEREVVEAGDVVLKVEDLTKHYEIAAGGLLGIGPAKTVKANQDLNFNAREAETVAIVGESGCGKSTFARVLMGLEESTDGGVYMGDLELGGLPVDKRDPKTISRLQMVFQNPFDTLNPSHTVGSQIARVIRKFGIESDEDKVRDRVFELLDIVKLPRDFARRRPRQLSGGQKQRIGIARAFAGHPDIVIADEPVSALDVSVQAAVTELLMDIQRDNRTTMLFISHDLSVVRYLSDRIVVMYLGKIMEQGRTDDIFAPPYHPYTEALLSAVPIADTSIEKRKVVLTGEIPSPTNPPSGCPFSTRCPYMIPGTCDVEQAPLRDMGEGHRIACHLSEETLKEMEPVIKVHDNQAAE from the coding sequence ATGACGGAACAAACCCCAATTCTCGAATGCCGTAATGTCTCCATCTCCTATTTTGTGAGAGCAGGCGAGATTCCGGCGGTGGTCGACTTCAACCTCAAACTGATGCCAGGGGAAGCCCATGGTATCGTTGGGGAATCCGGCTGCGGGAAGTCGACGGTGGCTCTGGCCATCATGCAGCATATGGGCAAGAACGGTCGGGTGGTTGAAGGGGAAATCCTCTTTAATGGTCGTGATATGCGCACCATGAGCCAGGAGGAGCTGCGGCAGATCCGCGGCTCTGACATCGCCATGGTGTATCAGGAGCCCATGGCATCTCTGAACCCGTCCATGAAGATTGGCGACCAGCTTGCTGAAGTGCCGATTTATCATGAAGGCGTATCAGAAGAAGAGGCCAGGGAACGCTCGAAAGAGATGCTGGCCAGTGTGCGCCTGCCGGACCCTCAGCGGATCATGGATTCCTATCCTCACCAGATTTCGGGCGGCCAGCAGCAGCGCGTGGTGATTGCCATGGCACTGCTGTCCAATCCGAAGCTTCTGCTGCTTGATGAACCGACCACGGCACTGGATGTGACCGTTGAGGCGGGTATTGTGGATCTGATCAAGGATATCTCGAAGAAGTTCGGGACATCCATGATCTATATTTCCCATAACCTCGGCCTCATTCTCGAAACCTGTGACCGGATTACAGTGATGTATTCCGGTGAGGCTGTGGAAGTGGGCCAGGTGGAGGACGTATTTGATGAGATGCGTCACCCTTATACCCGTGGCCTGTTCGGCTCCATTCCTGTGCCTGGAGCGGATAAGAATGCGCGCCCGTTGCAGTCCATTCGCGGTCAATTGCCCTTGCCGCATGAGCGGCCGAACGGGTGCTATTTCGGGCCGCGCTGTGACCACTTCGATGCCAGCGTCTGCGAGCAGGGCCTGATCTCCATGCAGGATACGGGCTCTGGCGATCGCCATCATACGCGGTGTGCCCGGTTCCGGGAGATTGACTGGGGCGTCCAGGAAATCAAGCATACTGAACGCGAAGTGGTTGAGGCGGGCGACGTGGTGCTGAAGGTCGAGGACCTGACCAAGCATTACGAGATCGCCGCTGGCGGTCTTCTGGGCATAGGCCCGGCAAAGACGGTGAAAGCCAATCAGGATCTCAACTTCAATGCGCGTGAGGCCGAAACCGTTGCCATTGTGGGTGAATCCGGCTGTGGCAAATCCACCTTTGCCCGGGTTCTGATGGGGCTTGAGGAATCCACCGATGGTGGTGTCTATATGGGTGATCTGGAACTTGGCGGGCTACCAGTTGACAAGCGTGATCCGAAAACGATCTCACGTTTGCAAATGGTGTTCCAGAACCCGTTTGACACGCTCAATCCTTCCCATACGGTGGGCTCCCAGATTGCGCGGGTGATCCGGAAGTTTGGCATTGAATCCGATGAAGACAAGGTGCGCGACCGTGTCTTTGAACTCTTGGATATCGTCAAGCTGCCGAGAGACTTCGCAAGACGCAGGCCGCGGCAGTTGTCAGGCGGGCAAAAGCAGAGAATCGGCATTGCCCGTGCCTTTGCGGGCCATCCGGACATTGTGATTGCCGATGAACCGGTTTCAGCGCTTGATGTGTCGGTTCAGGCTGCGGTGACAGAGCTGCTGATGGACATCCAGCGGGACAACCGGACGACCATGCTGTTCATCAGTCATGACCTGTCGGTGGTGCGTTATCTGTCTGACCGTATCGTGGTGATGTATCTCGGCAAGATCATGGAGCAGGGGCGCACAGACGATATCTTCGCGCCGCCTTATCATCCGTATACGGAAGCGCTTCTGTCTGCGGTGCCGATTGCCGACACATCCATTGAGAAGCGTAAGGTGGTTCTGACCGGTGAAATTCCATCACCCACCAATCCACCGAGCGGCTGTCCGTTCTCTACCCGTTGTCCTTATATGATTCCGGGCACGTGTGATGTGGAGCAGGCACCGTTGCGGGATATGGGAGAAGGACACAGGATTGCCTGTCATCTGAGTGAAGAAACGCTCAAGGAGATGGAGCCGGTGATCAAGGTCCATGACAATCAGGCCGCCGAGTAA
- a CDS encoding ABC transporter permease, with translation MMSTTDTTTDSIPLLEQLKEPKPMMLMLALMWFPLMIFVMSGSALSQTAGMILLAPAVPATILLYVTLMAAWHESTIARIGLTLVMFWLLMAVTAPYLQATGIILDPNKPIAPFATPFSEKRDVFFMLGADHKGRDILARTLWGCQRVIVWGVTATLVAYVIGSFLGLVAGYIAGWWDEVISFIGNIFLSFPVMVLFIIILNYLGPSGFNIVVAVTFASAPAVMRIVRGLALDIKSRDYVFAAQTRGEHPLWIMIVELLPNVRGPIIVDACLRLGYTTVAITTLTFLGLGLQPPDPDWGLMIREAKNVALLFKFSYMLIIPAVSVMTLILGFNLMADGLREMSLRD, from the coding sequence ATGATGAGTACGACTGATACGACCACCGATTCAATTCCTCTTCTGGAGCAATTGAAAGAGCCGAAGCCGATGATGCTGATGCTCGCGCTGATGTGGTTTCCACTGATGATCTTTGTCATGTCCGGTTCTGCGCTCAGCCAGACCGCAGGCATGATCCTGCTGGCACCAGCGGTGCCTGCAACGATCCTGCTTTATGTGACATTGATGGCCGCCTGGCATGAATCGACGATTGCCCGGATTGGCCTCACTCTGGTGATGTTCTGGCTGTTGATGGCCGTAACAGCACCCTACTTGCAGGCGACCGGGATCATTCTTGACCCCAACAAGCCGATTGCGCCTTTTGCAACGCCATTCAGTGAGAAGCGAGATGTGTTTTTCATGCTGGGTGCTGACCACAAGGGTCGCGATATCCTGGCGAGAACACTCTGGGGCTGCCAGCGTGTGATTGTCTGGGGCGTAACTGCAACACTTGTTGCCTATGTCATCGGATCATTCCTTGGTCTGGTTGCTGGTTACATTGCCGGTTGGTGGGATGAGGTGATCTCCTTTATCGGGAACATCTTCCTGTCCTTCCCGGTGATGGTGCTGTTTATCATCATCCTGAACTATCTCGGTCCAAGCGGGTTCAACATCGTTGTGGCGGTGACGTTCGCTTCAGCGCCTGCCGTGATGCGTATCGTTCGGGGGCTGGCGCTTGATATCAAGAGCAGGGACTATGTGTTTGCTGCGCAGACGCGCGGTGAACATCCACTCTGGATCATGATTGTCGAGCTTCTGCCCAATGTGCGTGGCCCGATCATCGTTGATGCCTGCCTGCGTCTCGGTTACACGACGGTTGCGATTACGACCCTGACCTTCCTTGGTCTTGGTCTTCAGCCGCCTGATCCGGACTGGGGTCTGATGATCCGTGAAGCGAAGAATGTCGCTCTTCTGTTCAAGTTCTCTTACATGCTGATCATTCCGGCTGTGTCGGTGATGACGCTGATCCTCGGCTTCAATCTGATGGCTGACGGTCTGCGTGAGATGAGCCTTAGAGATTGA
- a CDS encoding ABC transporter permease: MLKLIFRRLVQMAAIMAVISLILFIIFDTDKFKQQIAVQELGNFGLSSLTEADYQAWLEKKGLNVPFHERFGTWVVNIFQGDFGQSWEKNRPVAGLLADRLANTGILAFWVFAILIPLSLTLGVLAGMKEGSFQDRAISFLSVATTSFPEIATAIILTVVFALGLGWLPGKSAMLNGFEGAQLVLPVATLVLYGTGYIARMTRASMAEVMTSQYIRTAILKGLPYKRIIMKHALRNALIAPFTVIVLYMTWLLSGVVVVEVFFEYDGFGKMILEAALFGDIYVIQAATLVAVFVAVSTQIISDIGYTFLNPRIRFS, translated from the coding sequence ATGCTAAAGCTGATCTTCCGCCGCCTGGTGCAGATGGCAGCGATTATGGCTGTTATTTCACTGATCCTGTTTATCATTTTTGACACCGATAAGTTCAAGCAGCAGATTGCTGTGCAGGAACTGGGCAATTTCGGACTGTCTTCCCTGACCGAGGCTGATTATCAGGCCTGGTTGGAGAAGAAAGGTCTGAATGTGCCATTTCACGAGCGATTTGGCACCTGGGTGGTCAATATTTTCCAAGGGGATTTCGGACAATCCTGGGAAAAGAACCGGCCTGTTGCTGGTCTGCTGGCTGACCGATTGGCGAATACGGGGATTCTGGCCTTCTGGGTCTTTGCGATCCTCATACCGTTATCGCTAACCCTAGGGGTGCTGGCGGGAATGAAGGAGGGATCGTTTCAGGACAGGGCCATCTCGTTCCTGTCAGTTGCGACCACGTCATTCCCAGAAATTGCCACAGCTATCATTCTGACTGTTGTCTTTGCGCTTGGACTTGGCTGGTTGCCTGGCAAGTCGGCCATGCTGAACGGCTTTGAAGGTGCGCAGCTGGTTCTGCCGGTGGCGACGCTGGTTCTTTATGGTACCGGCTATATCGCCCGTATGACCCGTGCATCCATGGCTGAAGTGATGACGTCACAATATATCCGTACGGCTATCCTGAAGGGGCTGCCTTACAAGCGCATCATCATGAAGCATGCGTTACGTAACGCCCTGATTGCGCCGTTTACGGTGATTGTTCTCTACATGACCTGGCTGTTGTCCGGTGTCGTGGTTGTTGAGGTGTTCTTTGAATATGACGGATTCGGGAAGATGATCCTCGAAGCTGCCCTGTTCGGAGATATCTATGTGATCCAGGCAGCAACGCTGGTTGCCGTCTTCGTGGCCGTATCCACCCAGATTATTTCGGATATCGGCTATACGTTCCTCAATCCGCGCATTCGCTTCAGTTGA
- a CDS encoding ABC transporter substrate-binding protein: MTSHHNHTGRLHPKVREAESLMKSGEMDRREFVRIAALLGVSATAAYSMAGLSAPAMAADNLPFAPDDPNAKKGGVLKVAMQIQKMEDPASYSWLQMANQSRHVLEYLTFTDANNITRPMLAESWEASDDLKTWTFKLRKGVKWNNGDDFTADDVVFTITRWFDPDIGSSNIGLFGAMVEEVDGTKRMVEKGVEKIDDHTIRLNLKQAALAIPENFYNYPTAMLHRSFKPPFSDNPIGTGPYELTELVVGDKCILKRRDGEYWGGDVYVDEIHYYNFDADNQLTAFASGDVDGIYEFGIEQLELAKVLEGDVIAAKTAQTLILRFQIDKPPFDNKKVRQAIQAAVDHDVYNDLVFQGLATPAEDHHVAPIHPEYYALPKQKRDVAKAKALLAEAGHGDGLEITIDTGNTDGPWHQAVCEILRDQLAEAGIKLNINVLPASKFWEIWDKTAFGATAWTHRPLGTMVLSLAYRAGVPWNETHYDNPEWEAALNAAEAEVDVEKRRALMEKVEGILQDDAIMVQPFWRPVFTIASKKVHGWPPHPTQYHQFNKVWVG; encoded by the coding sequence ATGACTTCTCATCACAACCACACTGGCCGTTTGCATCCGAAGGTTCGTGAGGCCGAGAGCCTTATGAAGTCCGGCGAAATGGATCGCCGTGAATTTGTTCGGATTGCCGCCCTTCTGGGTGTCAGCGCAACAGCGGCTTATTCGATGGCGGGACTGTCGGCGCCAGCCATGGCAGCGGATAACCTGCCGTTTGCTCCGGATGATCCGAATGCCAAAAAGGGTGGCGTTCTGAAGGTGGCCATGCAGATCCAGAAAATGGAAGACCCTGCATCGTACTCTTGGCTGCAGATGGCAAACCAGTCCCGTCATGTTCTTGAGTACCTAACCTTCACAGATGCGAACAATATTACCCGTCCGATGCTGGCGGAAAGCTGGGAAGCATCTGATGACCTTAAGACCTGGACCTTCAAACTCCGTAAGGGTGTGAAGTGGAATAATGGTGATGATTTCACCGCCGATGATGTGGTTTTTACCATTACCCGCTGGTTCGATCCGGATATCGGTTCCTCAAATATTGGCCTTTTCGGCGCAATGGTCGAGGAAGTAGATGGCACCAAGCGTATGGTGGAGAAGGGCGTCGAGAAAATTGACGATCACACCATCCGGCTTAATCTGAAGCAGGCTGCTCTGGCTATTCCGGAGAATTTTTACAATTACCCGACAGCCATGCTGCACCGGAGCTTCAAGCCGCCATTCTCCGACAATCCGATCGGTACTGGTCCTTATGAACTGACCGAGCTTGTTGTGGGAGACAAGTGTATCCTCAAGCGCCGTGATGGTGAATATTGGGGTGGTGATGTCTATGTGGATGAAATTCACTACTACAACTTTGATGCCGACAACCAGCTGACCGCATTTGCGTCTGGTGACGTGGATGGCATTTACGAGTTTGGTATCGAGCAGCTTGAGCTTGCGAAGGTTCTTGAGGGCGATGTGATTGCTGCTAAGACAGCCCAGACGCTTATTCTGCGTTTCCAGATCGACAAGCCTCCGTTTGACAACAAGAAAGTCCGTCAGGCTATCCAGGCTGCCGTGGATCATGATGTCTACAACGATCTTGTCTTCCAGGGTCTTGCGACGCCAGCTGAAGATCATCACGTCGCACCGATCCATCCGGAATATTACGCTCTGCCCAAGCAGAAGCGTGATGTTGCCAAGGCAAAGGCACTTCTGGCTGAAGCCGGTCACGGAGACGGTCTGGAGATCACCATTGATACCGGTAATACGGATGGCCCTTGGCATCAGGCAGTTTGTGAGATCCTGAGGGATCAGCTCGCGGAAGCCGGTATCAAGCTGAACATCAATGTGCTGCCAGCGTCCAAGTTCTGGGAAATCTGGGACAAGACGGCCTTTGGTGCAACCGCCTGGACACACCGTCCGCTTGGTACCATGGTTCTGTCACTCGCCTATCGTGCGGGTGTGCCGTGGAACGAGACGCACTATGACAATCCTGAGTGGGAAGCGGCACTTAATGCTGCTGAAGCTGAGGTGGATGTTGAGAAACGTCGTGCACTCATGGAAAAAGTGGAAGGCATTCTTCAGGACGATGCAATCATGGTGCAGCCGTTCTGGCGTCCGGTCTTTACCATTGCATCCAAGAAGGTTCACGGATGGCCTCCACATCCGACGCAGTATCACCAGTTCAACAAGGTCTGGGTTGGCTAA
- a CDS encoding GntR family transcriptional regulator: MEARQPSSVDRIYEQVRLMAASFEIKPDERINEGALARTLGASRTPVREALNRLVAEGFLTFQTGKGFFCRSLDPDEILDLYEVRAAIECEAARLACQRASDEAIADLSAYLDGVEKDYSGDLEPKELVGIDECFHLKLARLSGNEELVRMLDNINARIRYIRWIDMEDRRTVTPTDHRAIVESIQTRAPDQAADAMRRHIERRSEEATSAVRRAYSQLYVPKMSRR, encoded by the coding sequence ATGGAAGCCAGACAACCGAGCAGTGTCGACCGGATCTATGAGCAAGTGCGCCTGATGGCTGCGTCGTTCGAGATAAAACCGGATGAGCGGATTAATGAGGGCGCTCTTGCGCGCACGCTTGGTGCCAGTCGTACGCCGGTCCGTGAGGCGTTGAACCGGCTTGTGGCAGAGGGGTTTCTGACATTCCAGACCGGTAAGGGCTTCTTCTGTCGTTCTCTCGATCCCGATGAAATCCTTGATCTCTATGAGGTGAGGGCTGCGATTGAGTGCGAAGCCGCACGTCTTGCCTGTCAGCGGGCGTCGGATGAAGCGATAGCTGACCTGTCAGCCTATCTGGATGGTGTGGAGAAGGATTATTCCGGCGATCTGGAGCCAAAGGAACTGGTGGGCATTGATGAGTGTTTCCATCTGAAGCTTGCGCGCCTTTCCGGCAATGAAGAACTGGTCAGGATGCTTGATAATATCAACGCCCGCATTCGTTATATAAGATGGATTGATATGGAAGATCGGAGAACGGTTACACCAACCGATCATCGTGCCATTGTCGAATCGATCCAGACACGTGCGCCGGACCAGGCCGCTGATGCAATGAGGCGTCATATCGAGCGGCGGAGTGAAGAAGCAACCAGTGCCGTCCGTCGGGCCTATTCCCAGCTCTATGTTCCAAAGATGTCTAGACGCTGA
- a CDS encoding NAD(P)/FAD-dependent oxidoreductase has product MSRKPAENVVVIGAGINGISTGIWLRRAGKAVTVIDRLAPGEGASHGNAGILAACAIVPVTEPGLITKAPGMVIRPSSPLFLKWPYIPRMIPWLLRYLSHANTADTTRITNHLAPVAMDTVEQHKALAENTEAEHWLQESDYVFAYASAEAHEKDRFGWSLREQAGFQPQILDGDDVRAYDPNFGPSVNRLVVMGQHGYVRSPGLYVKALAKHFEALGGTLVKADVKDFDITDGTVKAALTDQGRFPCDALVLATGAWSKALTQKLGLTVPLESERGYHVILKNARGGPKVPSMIAASKFVATPMEDGLRCAGLVEFGGLEASPSTAPIELLMRGVRTAFPQIDYDETEEWLGHRPAPTDSLPLIGELNSCKGAYTAFGHQHIGLTCGAKTGRLVADMIADKGINLDMKPYDPNRFR; this is encoded by the coding sequence ATGTCCCGGAAACCGGCGGAGAATGTTGTCGTTATCGGTGCTGGTATCAATGGCATATCAACAGGTATCTGGCTGAGACGGGCGGGCAAAGCCGTTACAGTGATTGACAGGCTTGCCCCCGGCGAAGGTGCGTCTCATGGCAATGCCGGTATTCTGGCGGCTTGCGCGATTGTGCCTGTCACTGAACCGGGCCTCATCACCAAAGCCCCGGGTATGGTGATCAGACCGTCTTCTCCATTGTTTCTCAAATGGCCCTATATACCGCGCATGATCCCGTGGCTGCTGCGTTATCTGTCGCACGCCAATACGGCAGATACCACCCGCATTACCAACCACCTGGCTCCTGTTGCCATGGACACAGTGGAGCAGCACAAGGCGCTGGCCGAAAATACAGAAGCGGAGCACTGGCTGCAGGAGTCAGACTATGTTTTTGCCTACGCCTCCGCCGAAGCCCATGAAAAGGACCGGTTTGGCTGGAGCTTGAGAGAACAGGCGGGCTTTCAGCCACAAATTCTCGATGGCGATGACGTCCGGGCCTATGATCCGAATTTCGGGCCCTCCGTCAATCGACTGGTCGTTATGGGGCAGCATGGCTATGTGCGCAGCCCAGGTCTTTATGTAAAAGCTCTGGCCAAACATTTTGAAGCACTGGGCGGCACACTCGTCAAAGCCGATGTGAAAGACTTCGACATCACAGATGGTACAGTCAAAGCGGCTCTCACCGATCAGGGACGCTTCCCCTGCGACGCTCTTGTCCTCGCCACCGGGGCCTGGTCAAAAGCCCTGACGCAGAAGTTGGGCCTGACTGTACCTCTTGAAAGTGAACGCGGCTATCATGTCATCCTCAAAAACGCCCGTGGCGGCCCCAAGGTCCCGAGCATGATTGCAGCATCAAAATTCGTTGCAACACCAATGGAAGATGGTCTTCGCTGTGCCGGGCTGGTGGAATTTGGCGGCCTCGAAGCCTCCCCGTCAACAGCTCCAATCGAACTGCTTATGCGTGGTGTTCGCACGGCCTTCCCGCAAATTGACTATGACGAGACCGAAGAATGGCTTGGCCATCGCCCTGCTCCGACCGACAGCCTGCCACTGATAGGTGAGCTCAACAGCTGCAAGGGTGCCTATACCGCCTTCGGTCATCAGCATATCGGCCTGACCTGTGGCGCGAAGACCGGCAGACTGGTCGCCGACATGATTGCAGACAAAGGCATCAATCTGGACATGAAACCTTACGACCCGAACCGGTTCAGATAA
- the acdA gene encoding 3-sulfinopropanoyl-CoA desulfinase, which yields MFELTPAQCALRDKAQSLAREVFADRAAGIDASEAYPWDNVACLKDAGFMGMTVPAAYGGQGRSYLDAILVVEELARVCGVTARIAVEANMGAIGAIMRYGSEAQKRLAADLVLSGDKPAICITEPDAGSAATDMTTTAEKRGNGYVLNGTKHWITGGGVSRLHLIFARLSDGNVDYGIAGFLAVRGQDQGLIVGRREPAMGLRGIPETEIHCQDLWLPEDRIILPPEGIRHGFAGLMTAYNGQRVGAGTVALGLAQGAFDQALDYSQHREQFGRPICEFQGLQWSLADMKTRIDAARLMLWHAAASAQQDPSGFPDPMLAAQAKLMASEMAIKVTNDALQMHGAMGYSRNLPMERMVRDARMFTIGGGTAEMLRNLIAGRILNRKLPQTRDGYLIQEAAE from the coding sequence ATGTTTGAACTGACACCAGCGCAATGTGCGCTTCGAGACAAGGCGCAATCTCTGGCGCGTGAGGTCTTTGCTGACCGGGCTGCCGGGATTGATGCATCAGAGGCCTACCCGTGGGACAATGTGGCCTGCCTGAAGGATGCGGGTTTCATGGGAATGACGGTTCCGGCTGCTTATGGCGGGCAGGGGCGTTCCTATCTTGATGCTATCTTGGTTGTTGAAGAGCTGGCGCGCGTCTGCGGTGTTACGGCACGAATTGCGGTTGAAGCCAATATGGGGGCGATCGGCGCCATTATGCGTTATGGCTCTGAAGCGCAGAAACGCTTAGCTGCTGATCTGGTGCTGTCAGGTGATAAACCGGCAATCTGCATAACAGAGCCGGACGCGGGCAGTGCGGCTACGGATATGACCACAACTGCTGAAAAGCGTGGCAATGGTTATGTTCTGAATGGAACAAAGCACTGGATCACCGGCGGTGGAGTATCTCGTCTGCATTTGATCTTCGCCCGATTGTCAGACGGCAATGTGGATTATGGCATTGCCGGTTTTCTTGCGGTTCGGGGGCAGGATCAGGGCCTCATTGTGGGACGTCGTGAGCCTGCCATGGGCTTGCGCGGTATTCCGGAGACGGAGATACATTGTCAGGATCTCTGGTTGCCAGAGGACAGGATTATTCTTCCCCCGGAAGGTATTCGTCATGGATTTGCCGGTCTGATGACGGCCTATAACGGCCAGCGCGTCGGTGCGGGTACTGTTGCGCTGGGTCTTGCGCAGGGCGCTTTTGATCAGGCGCTGGACTATTCTCAGCACCGGGAGCAATTCGGTCGCCCCATCTGTGAATTTCAGGGGTTGCAGTGGTCTCTGGCCGATATGAAAACCCGGATCGATGCAGCACGTCTGATGTTGTGGCATGCAGCTGCAAGTGCTCAGCAAGACCCGTCAGGGTTTCCGGACCCGATGCTGGCGGCCCAGGCCAAGCTGATGGCGTCTGAAATGGCTATCAAGGTGACGAATGACGCCCTGCAGATGCACGGTGCCATGGGCTATTCCCGCAATCTGCCTATGGAGCGTATGGTGCGGGATGCCCGGATGTTTACGATTGGCGGGGGAACTGCCGAGATGTTGCGTAATCTGATTGCAGGTCGGATTCTGAACCGGAAACTGCCGCAGACACGAGACGGTTACCTCATTCAGGAAGCTGCGGAGTAG
- a CDS encoding ABC transporter permease has translation MQDFSAAFLLAFQLVWQLDSTLVEIVGLSLHVSLSALVLACLFGLPAGAVLAIFPIPFRGTIIVMVNALMGLPPVVVGLLVYLALSRAGPLGWLALLYSPTAMIIAQTLLITPIIAALSRQVLADLHEEYDELLRSMNVPAYKAIGTLIWDGRFSLSTVALAGFGRAIAEVGAVMIVGGNIDHLTRVMTTAIALETSKGELALALALGLILVTLAMLINGLVSVLNQVGARYANA, from the coding sequence ATGCAGGATTTCAGCGCGGCATTTCTCTTGGCATTTCAGCTCGTCTGGCAGCTTGATTCGACTCTGGTCGAGATTGTCGGCCTGTCCCTGCATGTGAGCCTGTCCGCACTTGTTCTCGCCTGCCTGTTCGGCCTGCCTGCCGGAGCTGTTCTGGCAATTTTCCCCATACCGTTCCGAGGAACCATCATCGTGATGGTCAACGCCCTGATGGGACTGCCGCCGGTGGTCGTTGGCTTGCTGGTCTATCTGGCACTGTCACGGGCGGGGCCGCTGGGTTGGCTGGCGCTGCTTTATTCCCCCACGGCAATGATTATCGCCCAGACCCTTTTGATCACGCCCATTATCGCGGCCCTGTCTCGTCAGGTTCTGGCAGATTTGCACGAAGAATATGACGAACTGCTGCGCTCCATGAATGTCCCGGCCTACAAGGCGATTGGAACATTGATCTGGGACGGGCGCTTCAGCCTTTCAACAGTCGCCCTTGCCGGTTTTGGGCGCGCTATAGCAGAAGTCGGAGCTGTCATGATCGTCGGTGGCAACATCGACCACCTGACCCGGGTCATGACAACGGCAATCGCACTTGAAACATCCAAGGGCGAACTGGCTCTGGCCCTCGCTCTGGGGCTTATCCTTGTGACCCTCGCAATGCTGATCAACGGCCTTGTCTCGGTGCTGAATCAGGTGGGAGCACGCTATGCAAATGCCTGA